From Desulfonatronum thiosulfatophilum, a single genomic window includes:
- the clpA gene encoding ATP-dependent Clp protease ATP-binding subunit ClpA has product MVSKELQRSFLVAVREARVRNHEFLTLEHLLYAMIRNSTAKDILEHCGVELGKLKSQLERFFLEHMQVMPTGGMTEVVQTPSLQRVIQRAILHVQSSGKTEVTVGDVLASICQEQESYANYFLQSFGVDRLDILEFISHGMPAQAQGQPEEEACTECRGSDQKQKKESFLEQFTVDLVAKAKAGEIDPLVGRKLELHRTMQILARRRKNNPIYVGDPGVGKTALAEGLALRIAEGDVPEYLGKATIYALDMGAILAGTKYRGDFEARIKGVLKELEAIPDAILFIDEIHTIVGAGATSGGSMDASNLLKPALASGKLRCIGSTTYEEFKNHFEKDRALSRRFQKVELPEPSRDETVQILQGLRPYYEEHHGVRYAPSSLEAAVDLSIRHLNDRFLPDKAIDVIDEAGAVFKLNAKAKKKNVIRPLEMEQVVARMARIPETRVSASDKTQLQELEGRLKEVIFGQDDAVESLSKSIKRSRAGLGAEHKPTGSFLLSGPTGVGKTELARQLAQVLNINFLRFDMSEYMEKHAVARLIGAPPGYVGFEQGGLLTDAIRKNPHTVLLLDEIEKAHPDLFNILLQVMDYATLTDNAGRKADFRNTILLMTSNAGAQDMSVASIGFGEPGKDDRSHLGKKAVEKLFAPEFRNRLDATIYFHSLTNEVMERIVEKFVAELNVQLKDKRVKVSLTPRALQRLAELGFDPVYGARPLGRLMQTAIKDPLTDEILFGRLVKGGKVLVDVSENVASDSAKVGDSSRVDDFVFSYE; this is encoded by the coding sequence ATGGTCAGTAAGGAATTGCAGCGCTCCTTCTTGGTTGCGGTGCGTGAAGCCAGGGTGCGCAATCATGAATTCTTGACCCTGGAACATCTGCTTTACGCGATGATCAGAAACTCCACTGCAAAGGACATCCTGGAACATTGCGGCGTGGAATTGGGCAAGCTGAAAAGCCAGCTGGAACGCTTCTTTCTGGAACACATGCAGGTCATGCCCACCGGGGGCATGACGGAAGTCGTCCAGACTCCCAGCCTGCAACGAGTGATCCAGCGCGCCATCCTGCACGTGCAATCTTCCGGCAAGACGGAAGTCACCGTGGGCGACGTCCTGGCCTCCATTTGCCAGGAGCAGGAATCCTACGCCAACTATTTTCTGCAGTCCTTCGGCGTGGACCGGCTGGACATTCTGGAGTTCATTTCCCACGGCATGCCGGCGCAGGCTCAGGGGCAGCCCGAGGAAGAAGCATGCACTGAATGCCGCGGATCGGACCAGAAGCAGAAGAAGGAGTCGTTTTTGGAACAATTCACCGTGGATCTGGTGGCCAAGGCAAAGGCCGGTGAAATAGATCCCCTGGTGGGAAGAAAGCTGGAACTGCATCGCACCATGCAGATCCTGGCCCGCCGGCGCAAGAACAATCCCATCTACGTGGGCGATCCCGGAGTGGGCAAGACAGCCCTGGCCGAGGGCTTGGCCCTGCGTATCGCGGAAGGGGATGTACCGGAGTATCTCGGCAAGGCTACGATCTACGCCCTGGACATGGGAGCAATTCTGGCCGGCACAAAATACCGCGGCGACTTCGAAGCCCGGATCAAGGGCGTGCTCAAGGAATTGGAAGCCATTCCGGACGCGATTCTGTTCATCGACGAGATCCACACCATTGTCGGCGCCGGCGCCACCAGCGGGGGAAGCATGGATGCATCCAATCTGCTCAAGCCCGCGCTTGCCTCCGGCAAGCTGCGCTGCATCGGCTCCACCACCTATGAGGAATTCAAGAATCACTTCGAGAAGGACCGCGCCCTGTCGCGGCGCTTTCAGAAGGTGGAGCTCCCCGAGCCCAGCCGTGACGAAACCGTGCAGATTCTTCAGGGGCTGCGCCCCTATTACGAGGAACACCACGGGGTGCGATATGCGCCGAGTTCCCTGGAAGCCGCGGTGGATCTTTCCATTCGCCATCTCAACGACCGTTTTCTGCCGGACAAGGCCATCGACGTGATCGACGAGGCCGGCGCGGTGTTCAAGTTGAACGCCAAGGCAAAGAAAAAGAACGTGATCCGGCCGCTGGAAATGGAGCAGGTCGTGGCCCGCATGGCTCGCATCCCGGAAACCCGGGTTTCCGCCTCGGATAAGACGCAGTTGCAGGAGCTGGAAGGGCGGTTGAAGGAAGTCATTTTCGGCCAGGACGATGCCGTTGAAAGCCTCTCCAAATCCATCAAGCGCTCCCGGGCCGGTCTTGGAGCCGAGCACAAGCCCACTGGATCGTTCCTGCTCAGCGGCCCCACCGGCGTGGGCAAGACCGAGCTGGCCCGGCAGCTGGCCCAGGTGCTGAACATCAATTTCCTGCGCTTCGACATGAGCGAATACATGGAGAAGCATGCCGTGGCCCGACTGATCGGCGCTCCTCCGGGGTATGTGGGGTTCGAGCAGGGCGGTTTGCTGACCGACGCCATCCGCAAGAATCCGCACACCGTGCTGCTGCTTGATGAAATCGAGAAAGCGCATCCGGATCTGTTCAACATTCTGTTGCAGGTCATGGACTACGCGACATTGACGGACAATGCCGGGCGCAAGGCCGATTTCCGGAACACGATTCTGCTGATGACCTCCAATGCCGGGGCGCAAGACATGAGCGTGGCCAGCATCGGGTTCGGCGAGCCCGGCAAGGATGATCGCAGCCATCTGGGCAAGAAGGCCGTGGAAAAGCTGTTCGCCCCGGAATTTCGCAACCGACTGGACGCCACGATCTATTTTCACTCGTTGACCAACGAGGTCATGGAACGCATCGTGGAAAAATTCGTGGCCGAACTCAATGTCCAGCTCAAGGACAAGCGGGTCAAGGTCTCGCTGACCCCGCGGGCTCTGCAGCGCCTGGCTGAACTGGGATTTGATCCGGTCTACGGGGCCAGACCCCTGGGACGACTGATGCAGACGGCCATCAAGGACCCCCTGACCGACGAAATCCTCTTCGGACGACTGGTCAAGGGCGGCAAGGTGCTCGTGGACGTGTCGGAGAACGTGGCGTCTGATTCCGCCAAAGTCGGTGATTCCTCCAGGGTCGATGACTTCGTGTTCAGCTACGAATAG
- the clpS gene encoding ATP-dependent Clp protease adapter ClpS has product MSDPRIEGDLQVEDLLEQPKRYKVLLHNDDYTTMEFVVHVLKTVFGKSESEASMVMLKVHQEGVGICGIYTAEIAEAKVVMVHHMARKRGFPLKCTMEEV; this is encoded by the coding sequence ATAAGCGACCCTCGCATCGAGGGCGACTTGCAGGTAGAGGATCTTCTGGAGCAGCCCAAGCGTTACAAGGTGCTGCTCCACAATGACGATTATACGACCATGGAATTTGTCGTGCATGTCTTGAAAACGGTCTTTGGCAAGTCCGAAAGCGAAGCGTCCATGGTGATGCTCAAAGTACACCAGGAGGGCGTGGGGATATGCGGGATCTACACGGCGGAGATCGCCGAGGCCAAGGTGGTGATGGTTCACCACATGGCGCGGAAAAGGGGTTTTCCGTTGAAATGCACCATGGAAGAGGTATAA
- a CDS encoding tetratricopeptide repeat protein, with protein MNDKQLAALQQVRKYEVIIKQFIQDERGVGIIYTDDAIAAKILRNTFSSHLQLKGDCLRFAMRESELLKEARRIIELRGKILFFIERVVDNRSNNQLIKFLKITYPEASIILLTTETDRSLLVYLHEIGADNFIVKPVSVNTLIEKIALTIRPQGQLPKLVGLGKELVQLGEYHKALETADKLLEIKPNSSAALMIQGDAYLKMGRDEDALQSYLQAAEYAKMYLEPLKKIVEFFRQKQDVTSQLAYLEKLERLSPMNMDRKIEIGELHLDQGNLETAQDYFQEAVKISTKQARDMIDQVKLTVAEACLKKDAGMAERYFREILDGKSSLSQSDVHVFNRLGIALRKQGKWEQAVKEFKKVLSVANDTEVIHYNIGMAYMEGGRYWDAHDAFEKALKVNEAGILGNDVTAYNIGVLMQQLSKRDKALAMFQRVKELRPDFPGIDKRISDVS; from the coding sequence ATGAATGATAAGCAGTTAGCCGCATTGCAACAGGTCAGGAAATATGAGGTCATCATCAAGCAGTTTATTCAGGATGAGCGCGGCGTCGGTATCATCTACACGGATGACGCCATTGCCGCGAAGATCCTTCGCAACACATTTTCCAGCCACCTTCAGCTGAAGGGAGACTGCCTGCGCTTCGCCATGCGCGAGAGCGAGCTGCTCAAGGAAGCGAGGCGGATCATCGAGCTCAGGGGCAAGATCCTTTTCTTCATTGAGCGGGTCGTGGACAACCGCAGCAACAATCAGCTGATCAAGTTTCTAAAGATAACCTATCCTGAAGCGTCGATAATCTTGTTGACCACGGAAACGGATCGCAGCCTGCTCGTGTACCTGCACGAGATAGGGGCGGACAATTTTATTGTCAAACCGGTTTCCGTGAACACGTTGATCGAAAAGATCGCGCTGACCATTCGTCCCCAGGGGCAATTGCCCAAGCTTGTGGGGCTGGGCAAGGAGCTGGTCCAACTCGGGGAGTATCACAAGGCGCTGGAAACGGCGGACAAGCTGCTTGAAATCAAGCCCAACAGCTCCGCGGCATTGATGATCCAGGGAGACGCCTACCTAAAGATGGGCCGGGACGAGGACGCTTTGCAGAGCTATCTGCAGGCAGCCGAATATGCCAAGATGTATCTTGAGCCTCTGAAAAAGATCGTCGAGTTCTTTCGCCAAAAGCAGGACGTGACATCCCAGTTGGCCTACCTGGAAAAACTGGAACGCTTGAGCCCCATGAACATGGACCGAAAGATCGAGATCGGAGAGTTGCATCTCGATCAGGGCAATTTGGAAACGGCACAGGACTATTTTCAGGAAGCCGTGAAAATTTCCACCAAACAGGCCAGGGACATGATCGACCAGGTCAAGTTGACCGTGGCTGAAGCCTGTCTGAAAAAGGACGCGGGAATGGCCGAACGGTATTTTCGCGAAATCCTGGACGGCAAATCGTCGCTGTCCCAGTCGGATGTTCACGTTTTCAACCGCCTGGGCATCGCTCTGCGCAAGCAGGGCAAATGGGAGCAGGCCGTCAAGGAATTCAAGAAGGTACTCAGTGTTGCCAACGACACTGAAGTCATTCATTATAATATCGGCATGGCGTACATGGAAGGCGGTCGGTACTGGGATGCGCACGATGCCTTTGAAAAAGCGTTGAAAGTTAATGAAGCCGGCATCCTCGGAAATGACGTTACCGCATACAACATCGGGGTGTTGATGCAGCAGCTGAGTAAACGGGACAAAGCCCTTGCGATGTTTCAGCGGGTCAAGGAGCTGAGGCCTGATTTTCCGGGAATTGACAAGCGCATCTCCGATGTTAGTTAG
- a CDS encoding class IV adenylate cyclase produces MALEIEQKFLEPDMDLLRERLVRGGATFCSQGFEDNFIFDTPDKLLRSQNILLRLRHAGETVLTLKKKPESLPADDSRYKILEEVETVVGDMAALRKILEHLGYGVAFRYQKFRATWQWESCIICLDTLPFTQVVELEGTPESIQRTAQRFGLDNLQSSTLNYLQLYRTHQQSLGLSVEDRFLFTKTQRDALMEARMESR; encoded by the coding sequence GTGGCATTGGAAATTGAACAAAAATTTCTGGAGCCGGACATGGATTTGCTCCGGGAACGGCTCGTCAGAGGGGGAGCAACGTTTTGCTCCCAGGGGTTCGAAGACAATTTCATCTTCGACACGCCCGACAAGTTGTTGCGCAGCCAAAACATCCTTCTCCGCCTCCGCCATGCGGGAGAAACCGTCTTGACCCTGAAAAAGAAGCCTGAATCCCTCCCAGCGGATGATTCAAGATATAAGATACTGGAAGAAGTCGAGACGGTCGTGGGCGACATGGCGGCTCTGCGGAAAATTCTGGAACACCTCGGTTACGGCGTTGCATTCCGGTACCAGAAATTCAGGGCCACCTGGCAATGGGAATCCTGCATCATTTGCCTGGACACCCTGCCCTTCACCCAAGTGGTGGAATTGGAAGGAACGCCGGAATCCATCCAACGGACCGCGCAACGGTTCGGCTTGGACAACCTGCAATCTTCCACCCTCAATTACCTGCAACTCTACCGGACTCACCAACAATCACTGGGCTTGTCCGTAGAGGATAGGTTTCTTTTCACCAAGACGCAACGGGATGCCCTCATGGAAGCTCGTATGGAATCCCGGTAA
- a CDS encoding protein-glutamate methylesterase/protein-glutamine glutaminase → MKSKIKVLVVDDSALVRQTLIELLTSDPGIEVIGAVSDPYAAVERMKDIVPDVMTLDVEMPRMDGLTFLRKIMSQHPIPVIICSTLTEQGAETTLKALEYGAVEIIQKPKVGTKKFFEESRIRICDAVKAAAGAKLKPYASIQIKPKLNADAVIPMSPAHKAMVKTTEKVIVVGASTGGTEALRILLQSLPMDCPAIAVVQHMPENFTAAFAKRLDGICRITIREAADGDTMLRGQALIAPGNRHCLLKRSGARYYVEIKDGPLVSRHRPSVDVLFRSAARYAGANAVGVIMTGMGDDGAKGMREMFDAGAHTVAQDEQTCVVFGMPHEAIKLGGVRKVLPLGGLAGEILRMS, encoded by the coding sequence ATGAAATCAAAAATCAAAGTACTGGTCGTTGATGATTCGGCCCTGGTCCGTCAAACCCTGATCGAGCTTCTGACGTCGGATCCGGGGATCGAGGTCATCGGGGCGGTGAGCGATCCCTATGCCGCGGTGGAACGGATGAAGGACATCGTCCCGGATGTGATGACCCTGGACGTGGAAATGCCGCGCATGGACGGCTTGACCTTTCTGCGCAAGATCATGTCCCAGCATCCGATTCCGGTGATCATCTGTTCCACCCTCACCGAGCAGGGCGCGGAAACCACCCTCAAGGCTCTGGAATACGGAGCCGTGGAGATCATCCAGAAGCCCAAGGTCGGCACGAAAAAGTTCTTCGAGGAATCTCGAATCAGGATCTGCGATGCGGTCAAGGCCGCGGCCGGCGCCAAGCTGAAACCATACGCTTCCATACAGATCAAGCCGAAGCTGAACGCCGATGCCGTCATTCCCATGTCGCCCGCCCACAAGGCAATGGTCAAGACCACGGAAAAAGTCATCGTGGTGGGTGCGTCCACCGGAGGAACCGAGGCCTTGCGCATTCTGCTGCAGTCTTTGCCCATGGATTGTCCGGCCATCGCCGTGGTGCAGCATATGCCGGAGAACTTCACCGCGGCCTTTGCCAAGCGGCTGGACGGCATCTGCCGTATCACCATCCGCGAGGCCGCGGACGGTGATACGATGCTGCGCGGGCAGGCGCTCATCGCTCCGGGGAATCGCCACTGTCTGCTCAAGCGCAGTGGGGCGCGATACTATGTGGAGATCAAGGACGGTCCGCTGGTCTCCCGACACCGTCCCTCGGTGGATGTCCTGTTCCGCTCGGCGGCCCGCTATGCCGGGGCCAATGCAGTGGGCGTGATCATGACCGGAATGGGAGACGACGGAGCCAAGGGCATGCGCGAGATGTTCGACGCCGGTGCCCATACCGTGGCCCAGGACGAACAAACCTGCGTCGTGTTCGGGATGCCTCACGAGGCCATCAAATTGGGCGGCGTGCGCAAGGTGCTGCCTCTGGGCGGCCTGGCCGGCGAAATACTGCGCATGAGCTGA
- a CDS encoding chemotaxis protein CheD, which produces MNSAHFSNYPVFHLQIGECFLSKKPTLVCTVLGSCVAVSFFEPVIRLGGIFHALLPDSPDNDGGTPTTQPCRFVDQSIQRILSAVERNGGRRRDIQIKVFGGAELFGFSGGTGSAANSVGRRNVRTAIVELEKTGLRIMASDVGGTLGRKLYFLSDTGEVWVKRIQRTLFSE; this is translated from the coding sequence ATGAATTCCGCGCATTTTTCCAACTACCCGGTCTTTCACCTCCAAATCGGCGAATGCTTTCTTTCCAAGAAGCCGACATTGGTCTGCACCGTTCTCGGTTCCTGCGTCGCTGTTTCTTTTTTTGAACCCGTGATCCGCCTGGGGGGCATTTTTCATGCCCTGCTGCCGGACTCGCCGGACAATGACGGAGGGACGCCAACCACGCAGCCTTGCCGGTTTGTGGATCAATCCATTCAACGGATCCTCTCGGCCGTGGAACGCAATGGCGGCCGGCGCAGGGACATTCAGATCAAGGTGTTCGGCGGCGCCGAACTGTTCGGCTTTTCCGGCGGAACCGGTTCGGCCGCGAACAGTGTCGGCCGAAGAAACGTTCGGACGGCCATTGTCGAACTGGAGAAGACCGGCTTGCGGATCATGGCCTCGGATGTGGGGGGGACACTGGGACGGAAGCTGTATTTTTTAAGCGATACGGGGGAAGTCTGGGTGAAACGCATCCAACGAACCTTGTTTTCAGAATAG
- a CDS encoding protein phosphatase CheZ — MLNNNELIDRVMDRISGKIAEELRKSMVQALEAELKQNITRTMMQGEFYRIMNSELQDGLKQIYKEISHAKKHDGQPMSTVGDGSQTSSLISEASDQLDEILIATEQAAVQVMDIVENQMELQAEMTAILERFRSGGARAVDVNALISTNQRLSDDFMRIMTALSFQDLTGQRIKKIIAAIKQVERITMDLFVSTGLKIKGLDEDPDRDIQILNTEARRKVSELKGPQTDTKQQDVDDLLAQLGLD, encoded by the coding sequence ATGCTCAACAACAACGAACTGATCGATCGAGTCATGGACAGGATTTCCGGAAAGATCGCCGAGGAATTGCGAAAGTCCATGGTTCAGGCCCTGGAAGCCGAGTTGAAGCAGAACATCACCCGGACCATGATGCAGGGAGAGTTCTACCGGATTATGAACTCCGAACTCCAGGACGGGCTGAAGCAGATCTACAAGGAAATCTCCCATGCCAAGAAGCATGACGGCCAGCCCATGTCCACGGTCGGCGACGGGTCCCAGACCTCTTCGCTGATCTCGGAAGCCTCGGACCAGCTGGACGAGATCCTGATCGCCACGGAACAGGCCGCGGTCCAGGTCATGGACATCGTAGAAAACCAGATGGAACTGCAGGCAGAGATGACCGCCATCCTGGAACGATTTCGCAGTGGAGGGGCCCGGGCCGTGGACGTCAACGCCCTGATTTCGACGAATCAGCGGCTCAGTGATGATTTCATGCGGATCATGACGGCTCTGTCTTTCCAGGACCTGACTGGCCAGCGCATCAAAAAGATCATTGCGGCCATCAAGCAGGTCGAGCGGATCACCATGGATCTATTCGTTTCCACGGGGTTGAAGATCAAGGGGCTGGATGAGGACCCGGACAGAGATATCCAGATCTTGAACACCGAGGCCCGGAGGAAGGTTTCCGAACTTAAAGGGCCGCAGACCGATACCAAGCAGCAGGACGTCGACGATCTGTTGGCGCAGCTTGGGCTGGACTGA
- a CDS encoding TIGR04211 family SH3 domain-containing protein yields MLKSHPFALIIIWLVMTVCAATARAETIYVSDVREISMRIGPSTENRILRMLPAGSKMELLEERDGWLRVRATDNVEGWVLKRFTSGDTPVSLKYQTLREEYASLHSASSGALGRIAELEEINKNLMEVLSTTSNNLLSLDREHAALRLDAANVLDLREQFDRMAVKLAAVQTEAEALRQDNSRMKNLDRFYWFLCGGAVFLVAWLAGVITGRMQGKRRNTLQYT; encoded by the coding sequence ATGTTGAAATCACATCCTTTTGCCTTGATCATCATCTGGCTGGTCATGACAGTCTGTGCCGCAACAGCTCGAGCGGAGACCATCTATGTGTCGGATGTGCGGGAAATATCAATGCGGATCGGTCCGTCCACGGAAAATCGCATCCTGCGCATGCTGCCCGCCGGATCAAAAATGGAACTGCTGGAGGAACGTGACGGCTGGCTTCGAGTGCGCGCTACGGATAATGTCGAGGGCTGGGTGCTCAAGCGTTTCACCAGCGGCGATACTCCGGTGAGCCTGAAATACCAGACGCTTCGCGAAGAATACGCCTCGCTGCATTCCGCATCCAGCGGCGCCCTGGGCCGCATCGCTGAACTGGAGGAAATCAACAAGAACCTGATGGAGGTTCTGTCCACCACTTCGAACAACCTTTTGAGTCTGGACCGGGAACATGCCGCACTGCGGCTGGATGCCGCCAATGTCCTTGACCTGCGAGAACAATTCGACCGGATGGCCGTGAAACTGGCCGCGGTCCAGACCGAAGCCGAAGCATTGCGCCAGGACAACAGCCGGATGAAAAATCTGGATCGCTTTTACTGGTTTCTTTGCGGCGGCGCTGTTTTTCTGGTCGCCTGGCTGGCCGGTGTGATCACCGGACGCATGCAGGGCAAGCGCCGGAACACGCTGCAGTACACCTGA
- a CDS encoding ABC-type transport auxiliary lipoprotein family protein → MTSTSRILVLGLMLLTVGCATLSRPDPDRRHYMLQVERPQILQAESKPGEGVLAVRAFRVASAYDAKGIVTIRSGGRVESDFYNQFFLLPGEMISSQVRQWLRASGMFALVSNLGGLKAPDMILEGIVQELYRDYRTGSPQAVLAMQILLLRSDQFGAMDVVLQENYRQVRDLPDDSIQSLVGAWNDALEHVLMDLEDRLREVMPASLDNPL, encoded by the coding sequence ATGACCTCAACATCCCGTATTCTCGTCCTCGGTCTGATGCTTTTAACCGTCGGATGCGCGACATTGTCCCGCCCGGATCCGGACCGGCGTCACTACATGTTGCAGGTGGAGCGGCCCCAAATACTTCAAGCCGAATCCAAGCCGGGTGAGGGCGTCCTGGCAGTGCGCGCTTTTCGCGTGGCTTCGGCGTATGATGCCAAGGGCATCGTAACAATCCGTTCCGGAGGACGGGTGGAGAGTGATTTTTACAACCAGTTTTTTCTGTTGCCCGGAGAGATGATTTCCAGCCAGGTCCGACAATGGCTCAGAGCCTCCGGAATGTTCGCCCTGGTTTCGAATCTTGGCGGGCTGAAGGCGCCGGACATGATTCTGGAAGGGATCGTACAGGAACTCTACCGGGATTATCGCACCGGCTCCCCGCAGGCCGTGCTGGCGATGCAGATCCTGCTTCTGCGTTCGGATCAATTCGGCGCCATGGATGTGGTGCTCCAGGAGAACTATCGTCAGGTCCGGGATTTGCCGGATGATTCCATCCAGTCACTGGTCGGCGCCTGGAACGACGCTCTGGAGCATGTTCTTATGGATCTTGAAGACAGGTTGCGGGAGGTTATGCCCGCCTCTTTGGACAATCCCCTGTAA
- a CDS encoding MlaD family protein — MSAQANYVKLGLFVLISLVLIIGALIVLGGGRLWTEHIGVETYLDESAQGLETGSVVKMRGVQVGNIQNISFVYIKYPDAFEAGHRYVLVEIGLQPDKFGDISRDEFTVLLAEEIRNGLRVRITPQGLTGSAFLELDYTSPFRAPPLPINWQPARPYIPSAPGTIARFEETFESVSRTLKNIEVINLEEFVERLEDLVTVVLDKVENIQTDLISSEAVGLLGELRQTNEKFSRLLGDLAPGQQVEADVHGILADISRTVQELRAMAEGMNHWIQSEEGGVEDLRMSVADLRRSMAQTPEMVDEFSAAADIAQQGFVQLQQLLRQVQLRLNSQLEQIDALLHNLERSSENVREITEDARDYPSRLFFGEPPRGSRN; from the coding sequence ATGAGCGCGCAAGCAAATTACGTCAAACTCGGACTCTTCGTGCTGATCTCCCTGGTCTTGATCATCGGAGCATTGATCGTCCTGGGCGGCGGAAGGCTCTGGACAGAACACATCGGCGTTGAGACGTATCTGGACGAGTCGGCCCAGGGGCTGGAGACCGGCTCGGTGGTCAAAATGCGTGGCGTGCAAGTCGGCAATATCCAGAATATCAGTTTCGTGTACATCAAATATCCGGATGCCTTCGAGGCGGGTCACCGCTACGTGCTGGTGGAGATCGGGTTGCAACCGGACAAGTTTGGCGACATTTCCCGGGACGAATTCACTGTCCTTCTGGCGGAGGAGATCAGAAACGGTTTGCGAGTCCGCATCACTCCCCAGGGGCTGACCGGATCGGCCTTTCTGGAACTGGACTATACCAGCCCGTTCCGGGCGCCGCCGCTGCCCATCAACTGGCAGCCCGCCCGACCGTATATCCCCTCGGCCCCGGGAACCATAGCCCGATTTGAGGAAACCTTTGAATCCGTGAGCAGGACCCTGAAAAACATCGAGGTCATCAACCTCGAAGAATTCGTTGAACGCCTGGAAGATCTTGTGACTGTAGTTTTGGACAAGGTTGAAAATATTCAAACCGACCTGATCAGCTCTGAAGCAGTAGGTTTACTCGGCGAATTGCGTCAGACAAACGAGAAGTTTTCCCGGCTGCTGGGAGACCTGGCCCCCGGGCAGCAGGTTGAGGCCGACGTGCATGGCATCCTTGCCGACATCTCCCGGACCGTCCAGGAGTTGCGGGCCATGGCCGAAGGAATGAATCATTGGATACAGAGTGAAGAAGGTGGAGTGGAAGACCTGCGGATGAGCGTTGCCGATCTGCGACGATCCATGGCCCAAACTCCGGAGATGGTGGATGAGTTTTCGGCTGCCGCGGACATCGCCCAGCAGGGGTTTGTTCAATTGCAGCAACTGCTGCGGCAGGTGCAGTTGCGTTTGAACTCGCAACTGGAGCAGATCGACGCCCTGTTGCATAACCTGGAACGATCCAGCGAGAACGTGCGTGAGATCACCGAAGACGCCAGGGATTATCCCTCCAGGCTGTTTTTCGGTGAGCCGCCGCGCGGTTCCCGGAACTAG
- a CDS encoding ABC transporter ATP-binding protein — protein sequence MSSTTDQESAWKEPIIVVRDLRAGYGDAVILEDVSLDVFPGEILVLLGGSGCGKSTLLKQMIGLETPMRGQVFIEGSDVHAAAGEERMRILHSFGVSYQTGALFGSLSLLENVLLPLEECTDLPKPLREKIARMKLAQVGLDGFEHHATSELSGGMVKRAAIARAMALDPRILFLDEPSAGLDPVTSAELDELILGLARGMDMTFVIVTHELASVFAIADRVIMLDKGKRGIVAQGDPRELRDTATDPVVVDFFHRHARHERQHYSST from the coding sequence ATGTCTTCAACTACTGATCAAGAATCGGCATGGAAAGAGCCGATCATCGTGGTCCGCGATCTTCGGGCCGGTTACGGGGATGCCGTGATTTTGGAAGACGTTTCGTTGGACGTTTTTCCCGGCGAGATTCTCGTGCTCCTGGGCGGATCAGGATGCGGCAAGAGCACGCTTCTCAAGCAGATGATCGGACTGGAAACACCTATGCGGGGACAGGTTTTCATCGAGGGCTCCGACGTACACGCGGCAGCGGGCGAGGAGCGAATGCGCATCCTGCACAGCTTCGGCGTGAGCTATCAGACTGGCGCCCTGTTCGGTTCACTCAGTCTGTTGGAAAACGTTTTGTTGCCATTGGAGGAATGTACGGATCTCCCCAAGCCCTTGCGGGAAAAAATTGCCCGCATGAAACTGGCCCAGGTGGGACTGGACGGTTTTGAGCACCATGCCACGTCGGAACTCAGTGGCGGCATGGTCAAGCGCGCGGCCATCGCCCGGGCCATGGCTTTGGATCCGCGAATCCTTTTCCTCGATGAGCCCTCAGCCGGGCTGGATCCCGTAACATCCGCGGAACTGGACGAGTTGATCCTCGGACTGGCCCGGGGAATGGACATGACTTTTGTAATCGTCACGCACGAACTGGCCAGCGTTTTCGCCATTGCCGACAGGGTGATCATGCTGGACAAGGGCAAGCGGGGCATCGTGGCCCAGGGAGATCCCCGGGAACTTCGAGATACGGCCACCGATCCGGTGGTGGTGGATTTCTTCCATCGTCATGCGCGGCATGAACGGCAACATTATTCGTCAACATAG